From Pempheris klunzingeri isolate RE-2024b chromosome 16, fPemKlu1.hap1, whole genome shotgun sequence, a single genomic window includes:
- the col28a1a gene encoding collagen, type XXVIII, alpha 1a — MTTWWLLKVLILMLALLSPTTCQNRRRKGQRDDNQVINETKTLICPVEIMFIVDSSEKAKPLLFEQQKEFILRFSTKLMQLYSAGWRLRLRLAALQYSSTVSVEHNFRDWQDLDVFQSRVAAMTFIGHGSFPAYAITNATQVFSRETSSSSLRVALLMTDGTDHPRSPSVVTAAAEAKQHNIRVFTIRLSGPPKDEKLRTKLRSIASAPPQQHVLSLTDGQLEDRLFNELVSHGCCPEPKNCLCDRGERGHPGSPGKPGEPGSDGAPGPKGSRGEPGINGRPGMEGLEGRPGSKGEKGELGECGAPGKKGEQAPAGPTGPRGPRGEKGARGGPGDQGPEGPPGPKGERGLRGASGPPGDNGVGFPGPKGDKGNQGRPGPPGPMGTGEPGTSGPAGPPGMQGPPGFPGEGLSGPKGDRGYEGPKGNRGPPGVGYKGDKGNTGAPGLPGLVGFPGAGIQGEKGDQGPVGPSGLRGPPGLGIVGPKGDQGFPGEPGPQGERGVGELGPKGEPGPDGAAGIPGIPGEDGAVGAKGDMGLPGLRGPEGAPGKGIPGEKGDRGDRGARGLSGSPGPVGPAGAKGEPGTPGMMGLPGPAGRGLPGPKGESGPVGPVGPVGEHGIGIIGPKGNKGNRGPVGPPGMKGDSFPGPQGLPGLPGVQGEMGPDGKGLPGAKGDRGLPGVPGPSGPPGIGLFGPKGSTGQPGPPGLPGPPGEGIQGPKGEPGFQGPLGPRGPPGDGLPGEKGNRGIPGDQGKRGDKGDLGEPGLTGPMGRPGEKGEQGLTREEVIRIIKEICGCGLKCRESPLELVFVIDSSESVGPENFELVKDFVNALIDRVPVSQEAARVGVVLYSHVDMVVVSLQQQSSQDDVKAAVRNMPYLGEGTFTGSAIHRANQLFQASRAGVRKVAVVLTDGQADPRDVMHFEETAAEAHMDGIEMFVIGVVNKTDPLYEEFQAEMNVIASDPDEEHLYLMDDFRTLSTLESKILSHICEQDDTTAFLPESVFPPVELPPEAPDDSRYREFPDEETITLELPVETVTPTPQSQESGRDDEDLVDTELLEEVWEKLPDITFDSAGDRRKQGPGSTSVVGPQTPSDWLYEAESTQAPASPPPPPLTDSSVADEGCSQPLDPGPCRQYVVKWYYDPEANACAQFWYGGCQGNANNFETEANCRNSCVYT, encoded by the exons ATGACTACGTGGTGGCTCCTAAAGGTTTTGATCCTTATGTTGGCTCTGTTGAGTCCGACCACATGCCAAAACAGACGGAGGAAAGGACAGAGAGATGATAACCAGGTCATTAATGAGACCAAAA CCCTGATCTGCCCGGTGGAGATCATGTTCATCGTGGACAGTTCAGAGAAAGCCAAGCCTCTGCTGTTTGAGCAACAGAAGGAGTTCATCCTGCGCTTCAGCACTAAGCTCATGCAGCTCTACTCGGCCGGCTGGCGTCTGCGGCTGCGTCTGGCAGCTCTGCAGTACAGCAGCACCGTGTCCGTGGAGCACAACTTCAGAGACTGGCAGGACTTGGACGTCTTCCAGAGCCGGGTGGCCGCCATGACCTTCATCGGCCACGGCTCCTTCCCCGCCTACGCCATCACCAATGCCACCCAGGTGTTCAGCCGCGAGACGTCCTCCAGCAGCCTGAGGGTGGCGCTGTTGATGACGGATGGAACGGACCACCCGCGCAGCCCCAGTGTtgtgacagcagctgctgaggCCAAACAGCACAACATCCGGGTGTTCACCATCAGGCTGTCGGGCCCCCCCAAGGACGAAAAACTACGCACAAAACTGCGATCCATTGCCAGCGCGCCCCCACAGCAGCACGTCCTCAGCCTCACCGACGGTCAGCTGGAGGACAGGCTCTTTAATGAACTGGTCAGTCATGGCTGC TGCCCAGAGCCAAAGAACTGTCTGTGCgacaggggggagaggggtCACCCTGGAAGCCCG GGGAAACCAGGCGAGCCGGGGTCTGATGGAGCTCCAGGTCCAAAGGGATCTCGG GGGGAACCTGGCATTAATGGACGCCCAGGAATGGAGGGCCTCGAG GGTCGACCTGGCAGCAAAGGGGAAAAG GGAGAACTGGGTGAATGCGGTGCCCCTGGTAAAAAGGGAGAACAA GCTCCTGCTGGACCTACTGGCCCCAGAGGCCCCAGAGGAGAGAAG GGAGCCAGGGGAGGACCTGGAGACCAGGGTCCAGAGGGTCCACCAGGACCTAAA GGTGAACGAGGACTGAGGGGTGCATCAGGACCTCCAGGAGATAACGGCGTTGGGTTCCCTGGTCCCAAG GGTGACAAGGGGAACCAAGGAAGACCAGGCCCTCCTGGACCGATGGGTACGGGTGAACCAGGGACCTCG GGTCCAGCAGGGCCACCAGGGATGCAAGGACCTCCAGGGTTTCCAGGTGAGGGTCTCTCAGGGCCCAAG GGTGACAGGGGGTATGAGGGTCCAAAGGGCAACCGTGGACCTCCAGGAGTGGGGTACAAAGGTGATAAG GGAAACACAGGGGCGCCTGGCCTGCCGGGTCTGGTGGGGTTTCCAGGGGCGGGCATCCAAGGAGAAAAG GGGGACCAAGGGCCAGTTGGGCCCTCTGGTCTTAGAGGACCTCCTGGGCTGGGTATAGTTGGACCAAAG GGTGATCAGGGTTTCCCCGGAGAGCCTGGACCtcagggagagaggggtgtTGGTGAGCTAGGACCAAAG GGGGAGCCGGGGCCTGATGGAGCTGCTGGGATACCTGGCATTCCTGGTGAGGATGGAGCTGTTGGGGCGAAG GGAGATATGGGGCTGCCAGGTCTGCGAGGTCCAGAGGGAGCACCGGGGAAAGGCATCCCTGGAGAAAAG GGAGATAGAGGTGACCGTGGAGCAAGGGGACTTTCAGGGTCTCCAGGCCCAGTTGGACCTGCTGGAGCTAAG GGAGAGCCTGGAACCCCAGGAATGATGGGCCTACCTGGACCTGCTGGCCGTGGTTTACCAGGACCAAAG GGAGAATCTGGGCCTGTTGGACCAGTTGGGCCTGTTGGAGAACATGGAATAGGAATCATTGGGCCAAAG ggTAACAAAGGCAATCGCGGACCTGTAGGGCCGCCAGGAATGAAGGGAGATAGCTTCCCAGGACCACAA GGGCTTCCTGGCTTACCAGGAGTGCAAGGAGAGATGGGACCTGACGGGAAAGGACTACCTGGAGCTAAG GGTGACAGAGGCTTACCGGGGGTGCCAGGGCCATCAGGTCCTCCTGGAATTGGACTTTTTGGACCAAAG GGCTCCACAGGGCAGCCTGGCCCACCAGGCCTGCCAGGGCCTCCAGGAGAGGGCATCCAGGGACCAAAg GGAGAGCCTGGGTTTCAGGGGCCACTGGGCCCTCGAGGGCCACCAGGGGATGGCCTTCCAGGGGAGAAG ggcaATAGAGGCATTCCTGGAGAccaaggaaagagaggagacaagggAGACCTTGGAGAACCTGGATTAACTGGACCAATG GGGAGACCTGGAGAAAAGGGGGAACAGGGGCTGACA agagaagaagtcATCAGGATTATAAAGGAAATATGTG GCTGTGGTCTCAAGTGCAGAGAGAGCCCTCTGGAGCTGGTGTTTGTGATCGACAGCTCTGAGAGTGTGGGACCGGAGAACTTTGAGTTGGTGAAGGACTTTGTGAACGCTCTCATCGACCGGGTGCCAGTGAGCCAAGAGGCTGCGCGTGTCGGCGTGGTGCTGTACAGCCACGTGGACATGGTGGTAGTCAGTTTGCAGCAGCAGTCCAGCCAGGACGACGTCAAGGCTGCTGTCAGGAATATGCCTTACCTGGGTGAGGGCACCTTCACGGGCAGCGCCATCCATCGTGCCAACCAGCTGTTCCAGGCCTCACGGGCCGGTGTGAGGAAGGTGGCTGTGGTTTTAACCGACGGACAGGCCGACCCCCGTGACGTCATGCATTTTGAAGAAACGGCAGCAGAGGCGCACATGGATGGAATAGAGATGTTCGTCATCGGAGTCGTGAACAAGACTGACCCTTTGTACGAAGAGTTCCAGGCTGAGATGAATGTTATCGCCTCTGATCCTGATGAAGAGCACCTCTACCTGATGGACGACTTCAGGACTCTTTCCA CTCTGGAAAGCAAAATACTGAGCCACATATGTGAGCAGGATGACACCACGGCATTTCTACCGGAATCTGTCTTTCCACCTGTGGAACTCCCCCCAGAGGCTCCAGATGACAGCCGCTACAGAGAGTTTCCAGACGAGGAAACCATAACA CTTGAGCTCCCAGTGGAGACGGTCACCCCGACTCCCCAGTCCCAGGAGTCAGGTCGGGATGATGAGGACCTGGTTGATACTGAATTGCTGGAGGAGGTTTGGGAGAAGCTGCCAGACATCACGTTTGACTCTGCTGGAGACAGGAGGAAGCAGGGCCCTGGGTCGACCTCCGTGGTGGGTCCTCAGACTCCGAGTGACTGGCTGTATGAGGCAGAGAGCACGCAGGCTCCGgccagccctcctcctccacctctgacAGACTCATCAGTGGCAG ATGAAGGGTGCAGTCAGCCTCTGGACCCAGGTCCCTGTCGACAGTATGTAGTCAAGTGGTACTACGACCCCGAGGCCAACGCCTGCGCCCAGTTCTGGTATGGAGGCTGTCAGGGCAACGCAAACAACTTTGAGACTGAAGCCAACTGCAGGAATTCCTGCGTCTATACGTAA
- the c1galt1a gene encoding glycoprotein-N-acetylgalactosamine 3-beta-galactosyltransferase 1, with protein sequence MRHITSSLIFSAGLMMGFLSLRFLLDSNFPPEQPETEDRREESSAQRVHTGENKSSAANSSHTTRILCWIMTGPSNLESRTKHVRETWAKRCDKVLYMSSAKTDFPTVELNVSEGRDNLYWKTIRAFQHVHQHHLDDADWFLKADDDTFVVVENLRYVLSKYDTEKPLYLGRRFHPFIKQGYMSGGAGYVLSKEALRRFVKGFSTGECTHFSAIEDMALGKCMETMKVEPVDTRDVKGRQTFNPFPPDHYLVRQPPRKRPWYLIYDYYTPKEGPDACSDFAVSFHYIHAVQQYVLEYLTYHLRPYGYKYRFNPDEKPQLNSTTEST encoded by the exons ATGAGACACATCACGTCTAGTTTGATCTTCAGCGCCGGTCTGATGATGGGATTTCTCTCCCTGCGCTTTCTGTTGGACTCGAACTTTCCACCGGAACAACCCGAGACGGAGGACAGGCGTGAAGAAAGTAGTGCGCAGCGTGTGCACACAG GTGAGAACAAGAGCTCAGCAGCTAATTCCTCTCATACAACACGGATCTTATGCTGGATCATGACAGGGCCCAGCAACTTGGAATCCCGAACCAAGCACGTCAGGGAAACATGGGCCAAGCGCTGTGACAAAGTGCTCTACATGAGCTCTGCTAAGACTGACTTCCCCACTGTGGAGCTGAACGTGAGCGAGGGAAGGGACAACCTGTACTGGAAGACCATCCGAGCCTTTCAGCATGTCCACCAGCATCACCTGGACGACGCCGACTGGTTCCTGAAAGCAGACGATGACACCTTTGTGGTGGTAGAGAATCTACGCTACGTCTTGTCCAAATATGATACAGAGAAGCCGCTGTATCTGGGCAGAAGGTTTCACCCTTTCATCAAACAAGGCTACATGAGTGGAGGAGCGGGTTATGTCCTCAGTAAGGAAGCATTGAGAAGATTTGTCAAAGGGTTCAGTACTGGGGAATGTACCCACTTCTCTGCTATAGAGGACATGGCTTTGGGGAAATGTATGGAAACCATGAAGGTGGAGCCAGTAGACACCAGAGACGTGAAGGGGAGACAAACATTTAATCCTTTTCCTCCAGACCATTACCTGGTCAGACAGCCCCCAAGGAAGCGGCCTTGGTATCTAATTTACGACTACTATACTCCAAAAGAG gGTCCAGATGCCTGCTCAGATTTTGCTGTGTCCTTTCACTACATTCATGCTGTCCAGCAGTATGTTTTGGAGTACCTGACGTACCATCTGCGGCCATATGGATACAAATACAGATTCAATCCTGATGAAAAACCTCAACTTAACAGCACAACTGAGTCCACATAA